From one Triticum urartu cultivar G1812 chromosome 3, Tu2.1, whole genome shotgun sequence genomic stretch:
- the LOC125544546 gene encoding putative protein TPRXL, with translation MRGLLEVHAIGRDAASTSSSRLKAVPALDMMRYQRLSPDCLPLANGGGSGGVARKPASRSFRDDEGPAAATDGSRLASYLAASQADSKAPVRARAPQPPSSSAARSPARDHGQHHPSDSSDTASPSSTGAGTGAVGGDVLLQWGHNKRSRCRRDSSAASSSASPSSQRRQALGNGKIQRRASAPAPAEKLMPPPPATITRGSNLRSSSSFPPRAAGADANHQPPHHSRSVEERSGGVHKRSSPDKAPHHKPPAAEHHMDSKNAHHHHHNNHDSQLASAANGNGTGAGEKLGGERLELPRIYISLSRKEKEDDFLVMKGTKLPQRPKKRAKNVDKSLQFVFPGMWLSDLTKGRYEVREKKCVKKRRRGLKGMESMDSDSE, from the exons ATGCGTGGCCTCCTCGAGGTCCACGCGATTGGCAGGGACGCCGCGTCGACGAGCTCATCGAGACTGAAGGCCGTTCCCGCATTGGACATGATGAG GTACCAAAGGCTCAGCCCGGACTGCCTCCCGCTCGCCAAcggtggcggcagcggcggcgtcGCACGCAAGCCGGCCTCGAGATCCTTCAGAGACGACGAAGGCCCGGCGGCCGCAACCGACGGTTCCCGACTGGCCTCGTACCTCGCCGCCTCCCAGGCGGACTCCAAGGCGCCGGTGCGGGCACGTGCGCCGCAGCCGCCGTCGTCGTCGGCCGCGCGGAGCCCAGCGCGGGACCACGGCCAGCACCACCCCTCAGACTCCTCCGACacggcctccccgagctccaccGGCGCGGGCACAGGCGCGGTCGGCGGCGACGTGCTGCTGCAGTGGGGGCACAACAAGCGGTCCCGCTGCCGGCGCGACTCCTCCGCggcgtcctcgtcggcgtcgccGTCCTCGCAGCGTCGGCAGGCCCTGGGCAACGGCAAGATCCAGCGGCGCgcgtcggcgccggcgccggcggagAAGCTGATGCCCCCTCCTCCGGCCACGATCACGCGGGGGTCCAACCTGAGGTCCTCGTCGTCCTTcccgccgcgcgccgccggagcAGACGCCAACCACCAGCCTCCCCACCACAGCAG GTCCGTTGAGGAGCGATCGGGCGGCGTGCACAAGCGGTCGTCGCCCGACAAGGCGCCGCACCACAAGCCCCCCGCCGCGGAGCATCACATGGATTCCAAGAAcgcccaccaccaccaccacaacaACCACGACTCGCAGCTGGCGTCCGCCGCCAACGGCAACGGCACGGGCGCCGGCGAGAAGCTGGGCGGGGAGCGGCTGGAGCTTCCCCGGATCTACATCTCGCTGTCCCGCAAGGAGAAGGAGGACGACTTCCTGGTGATGAAGGGCACCAAGCTGCCCCAGAGGCCCAAGAAGCGGGCCAAGAACGTGGACAAGTCGCTCCAA TTCGTGTTTCCAGGGATGTGGCTCTCGGATTTGACCAAGGGCCGGTATGAGGTGCGAGAGAAGAAATGTGTCAAGAAG